One Setaria viridis chromosome 5, Setaria_viridis_v4.0, whole genome shotgun sequence genomic region harbors:
- the LOC117855177 gene encoding uncharacterized protein: MDPITIEKIRAMNKFSKSRRQQKLPTLSIYLVTTFVVCLLLTSPAWFPSLCSLLSFFFLTTLPDLVTAFLLSPKCLFIVGNLIVAFLVGESWLAPRRDDDQPLLVNEIHEEHVKRNMAMVTKVTTSMVVVSDHSASVGAVGEEVEVKEEEGEEEELHKRVEDFIARVKKQRKLEAKSFFDVDR, translated from the coding sequence ATGGATCCCATTACTATAGAGAAGATCAGGGCCATGAACAAGTTTAGCAAGAGCAGGAGGCAGCAGAAGCTTCCTACTCTTTCAATCTACCTGGTGACCACCTTTGTCGTCTGCTTGCTTCTTACCAGCCCTGCTTGGTTCCCTAGCCTGTGCTCACTCctcagcttcttcttcctcaccaccCTCCCTGACTTGGTCACGGCCTTCCTGCTAAGCCCCAAGTGCCTCTTCATCGTCGGCAACCTCATCGTCGCCTTCCTGGTCGGCGAGTCTTGGCTGGCACCAAGGAGGGACGACGATCAGCCTTTATTGGTGAATGAGATACACGAGGAGCATGTGAAGAGGAACATGGCGATGGTCACAAAGGTGACAACCTCAATGGTGGTGGTGTCTGACCACAGTGCCTCTGTTGGAGCGGTGGGGGAGGAAGTGGAGgtgaaggaagaggaaggggaagaggaggagctgcACAAGAGAGTGGAGGACTTCATTGCAAGGGTGAAGAAGCAAAGGAAGCTGGAAGCCAAGAGCTTCTTCGATGTTGATCGATAA
- the LOC117858492 gene encoding uncharacterized protein, which produces MEDSLNGMISAISWVPRGAAKNVPVVAEPPTQEEIDEAIKTLALGGDGGSDVDEDDDAGTMELDGAEAEEELDEVARAKAVAKALAKGSSQADDVADELRELNMDAYDDEEEGIEIFSSGMGDLYYPSNDMDPYLNNNNDEDDDDDDEIEDKMIKPTDYLLVCAHSDEDVFSLQVNILEETEDGEQNMFVHHDVPLPAFPLCTAWMDFNLKGGDKGNFIAVGTMDPAIEIWDLDMVDEVQPHMVLGGLSKKKKKAKGKKGKKYKKGSHRNSVLGLAWNKEVRNVLASASADTTVKIWDLAVGKCAVTLEHHDDKVQSVAWCPQSPEVLLSGSFDKTVAMNDMKDGGQSCHKWSVEADVESLAWDPHNEHSFVVSLENGMVQAFDKRTASSSSSGRSTYTLHAHEKAVSSISFNPSAPNFLATGSTDKMVKLWDLSNNKPSCIASLNPKLGAIFSVSFSHDNSFWLACGGSKGKLKVWDTLSEPAVANKFGRQK; this is translated from the exons ATGGAGGACTCGCTGAATGGGATGATCTCGGCGATTTCCTGGGTGCCCCGGGGCGCCGCCAAGAATGTACCGGTCGTCGCCGAGCCGCCCACGCAGGAGGAGATCGACGAGGCCATCAAAACCTTGGCCTTGGGCGGAGA CGGCGGGAGCGATGTCGACGAGGATGATGATGCTGGCACCATGGAGCTTGacggcgccgaggccgaggaggagctTGATGAGGTCGCCCGGGCCAAGGCCGTCGCCAAGGCGCTCGCCAAGGGCTCCAGTCAGGCGGACGACGTCGCCGATGAGCTTCGCGAGCTCAACATGGATGCTtacgacgacgaggaagaag GAATCGAGATTTTCAGCTCCGGAATGGGGGACCTGTACTATCCCAGCAATGACATGGACCCCTATCTCAACAACAATAAC GAtgaggatgacgatgacgatgatgagaTTGAAGATAAGATGATCAAGCCTACTGATTATCTTCTTGTGTGTGCACACAGCGATGAAGATGTCTTTTCTCTTCAG GTCAACATACTTGAAGAAACAGAGGATGGTGAGCAAAATATGTTTGTGCATCATGATGTTCCTCTCCCTGCTTTTCCGCTCTGCACTGCTTGGATGGATTTTAATCTGAAGGGTGGTGACAAAG GGAATTTTATTGCTGTTGGAACCATGGATCCTGCTATTGAAATATGGGACCTAGATATG GTTGATGAGGTGCAACCTCACATGGTTTTAGGAGGactttcaaaaaagaagaagaaagcaaagGGCAAAAAG GGGAAAAAGTATAAGAAGGGAAGTCATAGAAATTCTGTGCTTGGTCTTGCATGGAACAAGGAAGTCAG GAATGTTCTAGCTAGTGCAAGTGCGGACACAACTGTTAAAATTTGGGATTTAGCTGTTGGCAAATGTGCAGTTACACTTGAACATCATGATGACAAG GTTCAATCAGTTGCTTGGTGCCCACAGTCACCTGAAGTTCTTCTCAGTGGATCATTTGATAAAACAGTTGCCATG AATGATATGAAAGATGGTGGACAGAGTTGCCATAAATGGTCTGTTGAAGCAGATGTGGAAAGTTTAGCTTGGGATCCACACAATGAACATTCATTTGTG GTAAGTCTTGAAAATGGGATGGTTCAAGCTTTCGATAAGCGAACAGCTTCATCAAGTTCTTCTGGCCGATCCACATATACTCTTCATGCACACGAAAAGGCTGTTTCATCCATCTCCTTCAACCCATCAGCCCCTAAT TTTCTTGCAACAGGCTCGACTGATAAAATG GTGAAACTCTGGGATCTATCAAACAACAAGCCATCATGCATTGCCTCTCTGAATCCAAAGCTT GGAGCTATTTTCTCGGTATCATTTTCACATGACAACTCCTTCTGGTTAGCCTGTGGAGGATCAAAAGGCAAACTAAAG GTCTGGGACACACTATCGGAGCCAGCGGTGGCTAATAAATTCGGCAGACAGAAATGA
- the LOC117857618 gene encoding transcription factor TCP20: protein MDPKFPTPPPLNKTEPTTATTTTTTTSTTAQQQQQLDPKDYQHQQPAQHQEQQQHHHLQIQIHQPPQQDGGGGGKEQQQLLQVAAPAAERRVALAPKRSSNKDRHTKVDGRGRRIRMPALCAARIFQLTRELGHKSDGETVQWLLQQAEPAIIAATGTGTIPASALASVAPSLPSPNSGLARPHHHHPHHMWAPPTASAGFSSPAFLNSAGAGAGDAAGIGGLMQRMGLPAGLEMPAGGAAGGTLGAGGHIGFAPMFAGHAMPGLELGLSQDGHIGVLAAHAQSISQFYHQVGAAGASGQLQHQHEHQHHHHQQQEDGEDDREDGESDEESGQ, encoded by the coding sequence ATGGACCCCAAGTTCCCCACGCCCCCACCGCTAAACAAAACGGAGCCCACCACcgcgacgaccaccaccaccaccacctccacgaccgcgcagcagcagcagcagctggatcCCAAGGACtaccagcaccagcagccgGCGCAGCaccaggagcagcagcagcatcaccaCCTGCAAATCCAAATCCACCAGCCGCCGCAGCaggacgggggcggcggcgggaaggagcagcagcagctgctgcaggtggcggcgccggcggcggagcggagggTCGCGCTCGCGCCCAAGCGGAGCTCCAACAAGGACCGCCACACCAAGGTCgacggccggggccgccggatccggaTGCCCGCGCTCTGCGCCGCTCGGATCTTCCAGCTCACGCGGGAGCTCGGCCACAAGTCCGACGGCGAGACCGTGCAGTGGCTGCTGCAGCAGGCCGAGCCGGCCAtcatcgccgccaccggcaccggcaccatACCGGCGTCCGCGCTCGCCTCCGTCGCGCCCTCGCTCCCCTCGCCCAACTCGGGGCTCGCCaggccgcaccaccaccacccgcaccACATGTGGGCGCCGCCCACCGCGTCCGCTGGCttctcctcgccggccttcttgAATTCCGCCGGTGcaggcgccggcgacgccgctgGTATCGGCGGCCTCATGCAGCGGATGGGGCTCCCAGCTGGCCTCGAGAtgccggccgggggcgccgcGGGGGGGAccctcggcgccggcggtcaCATCGGCTTCGCGCCCATGTTCGCCGGGCACGCCATGCCGGGGCTCGAGCTTGGGCTCTCGCAGGATGGCCACATCGGGGTGCTCGCCGCGCACGCGCAGTCGATCAGCCAGTTCTACCACCAGGTCGGAGCTGCCGGGGCCAGCGGCCAGCTGCAGCACCAGCACGAGCACCAGCATCACCATCACCAGCAGCAGGAGGACGGTGAGGACGACCGTGAGGACGGCGAGTCAGATGAAGAGTCTGGGCAGTAG